The following proteins are co-located in the Nerophis ophidion isolate RoL-2023_Sa linkage group LG04, RoL_Noph_v1.0, whole genome shotgun sequence genome:
- the shpk gene encoding sedoheptulokinase, with protein sequence MSAYILGLDVGTTSIKAVLLEKRTGAVAASQSLPSASDIADFSGIKAKEQDCVQIVDTLNRCIGLLPRDQLQNVVKIGVSGQMHGVLFWKANSGCDWSNGNFFTAGHVSQLITWQDGRCSNTFLYSLPKPDSHLSVSTGFGCATIFWFMKHRPEFLKDFTVSGTIQDYVVAMLCGLDRCVMTPQNAASWGFYNTSTNMWNVDILNATGFPLHLLPQSVPSGELVGHTCHDWHGIPAGTPVGGALGDLQCAVYSCLSAKTDAVLNISTSAQLTFAMPADFKPPDFPQPHSSTTFFPYFGCSYLVVAASLNGGNVLASFVQMIAGWMKELGVELSDQSLYDKMIQCALEHESSELQVIPTILGERHAPFSLGQMNNISTSNLSLGHVTRAVCRGIVDNLCAMMPAELLRQAGISRIVGSGSAIARNEVLRQEVERAFTQTVIYKQSADSAVGVALVFCD encoded by the exons TACCATCTGCTTCTGATATTGCAGATTTTAGCGGCATAAAA GCCAAGGAGCAGGACTGTGTACAGATTGTGGACACACTCAACCGCTGCATTGGACTTCTGCCGAGAGACCAACTGCAGAATGTGGTCAAGATTGGGGTATCAGGACAAATGCACGGTGTTTTATTTTGGAAAGCTAACAGCG GTTGCGATTGGTCCAATGGCAACTTCTTCACAGCCGGTCACGTCAGTCAGCTGATCACCTGGCAAGATGGCCGATGCAGCAACACTTTCCTGTATTCCCTTCCGAAACCGGACTCGCATCTCAGCGTATCCACAGGATTTGGTTGTGCAACAATCTTTTGGTTCATGAAACACAG GCCCGAGTTCCTCAAGGACTTCACAGTTTCAGGTACTATCCAAGACTATGTGGTAGCCATGTTGTGTGGCTTGGATAGATGTGTCATGACTCCTCAGAATGCAGCCAGTTGGGGTTTCTACAACACATCTACCAACATGTGGAATGTGGATAT TCTGAATGCCACAGGCTTTCCTTTGCACCTACTACCTCAGTCTGTCCCTTCTGGTGAATTGGTGGGTCACACATGTCATGACTGGCATGGCATCCCTGCTGGTACGCCAGTAGGGGGCGCTCTTGGAGACTTACAGTGCGCTGTCTACTCCTGCCTGAGTGCAAAGACTGATGCAG TTCTTAACATAAGCACCTCAGCACAGTTGACATTCGCTATGCCAGCTGACTTCAAACCTCCCGACTTTCCTCAGCCGCACTCCTCCACCACATTCTTCCCGTACTTTGGCTGCTCGTACTTGGTAGTGGCCGCGTCACTCAATGGAGGCAACGTGCTGGCCTCGTTTGTGCAGATGATCGCTGGCTGGATGAAAGAGCTtg GCGTGGAGCTGAGTGATCAGTCTCTCTATGACAAGATGATTCAATGTGCGCTGGAACATGAAAGCAGCGAACTCCAAGTGATTCCGACCATCCTGGGAGAAAGACACGCCCCTTTCTCTCTGGGTCAGATGAACAACATCTCTACATCCAACCTTTCTCTGGGTCACGTGACGAGAGCGGTATGCCGCGGTATCGTGGATAACCTCTGCGCCATGATGCCTGCGGAGCTTCTGCGACAGGCGGGGATCAGCAGGATTGTGGGAAGCGGGAGCGCCATTGCTCGTAATGAGGTTCTCAGACAGGAAGTGGAGAGAGCGTTCACTCAGACTGTGATATACAAACAAAGTGCTGACTCTGCTGTGGGTGTGGCTTTGGTCTTCTGTGACTGA